Proteins found in one Quercus robur chromosome 2, dhQueRobu3.1, whole genome shotgun sequence genomic segment:
- the LOC126714665 gene encoding beta-glucosidase 13-like isoform X1, producing the protein MAFNLALPMRPSMAGLGSLKKSETTIFGASRRVPSLRNENKSLRLTIRCWKGSVPPASVTDATTSTDPIADAIAAASKITRKDFPTEFKFGCSTSAFQTEGKGDEGGRGPATWDSYIQDDDGITDYAVDSYNRYKDDVQALVDMGADTYRFSISWSRILPDGTVDGGINQEGINFYNNLINELIKNGITPFVTLFHFDLPQALGDKYNGFWSSQIVDDFKAYANVCFQYFGDRVKHWTTINEPQVWAPYGYTVDTTNPLQNAATDPFLCAHHIILAHATAVKLYRDTYQSTQAGQIGLSLVTEWFLPASDTIQDQDAARRAFDFLVGWFLEPLVFGDYPFIMKALVRDGLPEFTDDEKTLIKGSFDFIGINYYTSRYATAVTFDKDATFSAYSDYQFATVSAENDGVYIGAATPGSTEIYIYPKGLTDALVYISNTYSNPKFFITENGYPEKRDDTIAIDTALQDDVRIQHILAHLYAISEAMKQGADVNGYFMWALMDCLEMGSGYTVRYGLAYTDYLNNLDRTLKKSAKWLKVFLAS; encoded by the exons atGGCATTTAACCTTGCATTGCCAATGAGGCCATCGATGGCTGGTTTGGGTTCGTTGAAGAAATCAGAAACTACCATTTTTGGAGCAAGTCGGAGAGTCCCATCTCTGAGAAATGAGAACAAGAGTTTGAGGCTTACCATTAGATGTTGGAAAGGTTCTGTTCCACCAGCTTCAGTTACTGATGCAACTACCAGCACAGACCCAATCGCGGATGCAATAGCTGCAGCCAGCAAAATAACAAGAAAAGACTTCCCTACTGAGTTCAAGTTTGGTTGCTCCACTTCTGCTtttcag ACAGAAGGAAAAGGTGATGAAGGAGGGAGAGGACCAGCGACCTGGGATAGTTATATCCAAGATGATGATGGAATCACGGACTATGCAGTTGATTCATACAATCGTTACAAA GATGACGTGCAAGCGCTGGTAGATATGGGGGCAGACACTTACAGATTCTCTATTTCCTGGTCAAGAATTCTAcctg ATGGGACCGTAGATGGTGGAATAAACCAAGAGGGAATCAATTTCTACAACAATCTTATAAATGAACTTATCAAAAATG GGATAACCCCATTTGTGACACTGTTCCACTTCGATTTACCTCAAGCACTGGGAGACAAATACAATGGCTTCTGGAGTAGCCAGATTGT GGATGATTTTAAAGCCTATGCCAATGTTTGTTTCCAATATTTTGGTGACCGAGTGAAGCACTGGACTACTATCAATGAGCCACAAGTCTGGGCACCGTACGGTTATACAGTCGATACAACCAACCCACTCCAAAATGCTGCAACAGATCCATTCCTTTGTGCCCATCACATTATATTAGCCCATGCCACAGCTGTAAAACTCTACAGAGACACATACCAG tCAACCCAAGCGGGACAAATCGGCCTTTCGCTAGTGACAGAATGGTTTTTGCCTGCTTCAGATACAATTCAGGATCAAGATGCAGCCCGAAGAGCATTTGACTTCTTGGTTGGAtg GTTTTTGGAACCATTAGTGTTTGGAGATTACCCATTCATCATGAAGGCTTTGGTAAGGGATGGACTTCCAGAATTCACAGATGACGAGAAGACTTTAATTAAAGGATCCTTCGACTTTATTGGTATCAATTATTATACATCTAGATACGCAACTGCCGTAACATTTGATAAAGATGCAACCTTTTCTGCCTATTCTGACTATCAGTTTGCTACAGTCTCTG CTGAGAATGATGGGGTATACATTGGTGCAGCG ACACCAGGCAGCACTGAAATTTATATCTATCCAAAAGGGTTAACCGATGCATTGGTTTATATTTCAAATACGTACAGCAATCCTAAGTTCTTTATTACTGAGAATG GATATCCGGAGAAACGAGATGATACTATTGCAATAGATACTGCATTACAAGATGATGTTCGGATTCAGCATATTCTTGCCCATCTTTATGCCATTTCAGAAGCCATGAA GCAGGGAGCAGACGTAAATGGATACTTCATGTGGGCTTTAATGGACTGCTTGGAAATGGGGTCAGGCTACACAGTGCGGTACGGGCTTGCTTACACTGATTACCTCAACAACTTGGACAGAACCCTCAAGAAGTCTGCGAAATGGCTCAAGGTCTTCTTGGCTAGCTAA